A window of Etheostoma spectabile isolate EspeVRDwgs_2016 chromosome 18, UIUC_Espe_1.0, whole genome shotgun sequence contains these coding sequences:
- the wtap gene encoding pre-mRNA-splicing regulator WTAP isoform X1 — protein sequence MTNEEPLPKKVRLSESDMKTLTREELCTRWKQHEAYVQVLEAKYTELCSNDVPGLKESEEKLKQQQQESARRENILVMRLATKEQEMQECTTQIQYLKQVQQPSAAQLRSSMVDPAINLFFLKMKAELEQTKDKLEQAQNELSAWKFTPDSQTGKKLMAKCRMLIQENQELGRQMSQGRIAQLEAELALQKKYSEELKSSQDELNDFIIQLDEEVEGMQSTILVLQQQLKESRQQLSQTQGALAGAGTSRTSPTASCSSAEPSAQPEQASAPSEPMGKDYGRVSNGPSNGNSSQRSETTTPSLYREVSSTEEDFPMSPMVSSPGETETKLSNHSEEASGSHTAAGRVGGPVGFGSQLSAGYESVDSPTGSETSLTQHSNDTDSTTDPHEDKAALVTKGTRTAGSRHSLNGLDSSTGDSAVL from the exons ATGACCAACGAAGAGCCTCTACCCAAGAAG GTTCGCCTCAGTGAATCTGACATGAAGACCCTGACCAGAGAGGAGTTGTGTACAAG GTGGAAACAGCATGAAGCATATGTCCAGGTCTTGGAGGCAAAATATACAGAGCTATGTT CCAATGATGTGCCGGGGCTGAAGGAGTCTGAGGAAAAGctcaagcagcagcagcaggagtcTGCACGCAGGGAGAACATTTTGGTCATGCGACTTGCCACCAAGGAGCAGGAAATGCAAGAGTGCACA aCCCAGATCCAGTACCTCAAGCAAGTCCAGCAGCCGAGTGCGGCCCAACTGCGGTCATCCATGGTGGACCCAGCCATCAACTTGTTTTTCCTCAAAATGAAGGCTGAACTAGAACAGACTAAAGACAAACTGGAGCAGGCCCAAAATGAACTGAGTGCCTGGAAATTTACACCTGATAG CCAAACAGGGAAGAAACTGATGGCCAAGTGTCGAATGCTGATTCAGGAAAACCAGGAGTTGGGCAGGCAGATGTCCCAGGGACGCATCGCCCAGCTGGAGGCAGAGTTGGCCCTGCAGAAGAAGTACAGCGAGGAGCTAAAGAGCAGTCAAGACG AGTTGAATGACTTTATCATCCAGCTAGACGAAGAGGTGGAAGGGATGCAGAGCACCATCCTCGTCCTCCAGCAGCAGTTGAAAGAGTCTCGTCAGCAGTTGTCTCAAACTCAGGGGGCATTAGCCGGAGCAGGAACCAGCAGGACTTCGCCCACTGCTTCCTGCTCGTCCGCTGAACCGTCCGCCCAGCCTGAGCAGGCCAGCGCACCCTCTGAACCAATGGGTAAAGATTACGGGAGGGTCTCCAACGGACCAAGCAATGGCAACTCATCCCAGAGGAGTGAGACCACCACACCCAGCCTGTACCGGGAAGTCAGCAGCACTGAGGAAGACTTCCCCATGTCCCCCATGGTTTCCAGCCCCGGTGAAACTGAGACCAAACTGTCCAACCACTCTGAGGAGGCTTCAGGGAGTCATACTGCTGCTGGGAGAGTTGGAGGACCTGTGGGTTTCGGGAGCCAGCTGAGTGCAGGGTACGAGAGCGTGGACTCTCCAACAGGCAGCGAGACATCATTGACTCAGCACTCGAATGACACAGACTCCACCACCGACCCCCATGAGGACAAGGCTGCCCTGGTGACCAAGGGCACCAGGACTGCAGGGTCACGGCACTCTCTGAACGGCCTGGACTCCAGCACAGGCGACAGTGCGGTTTTGTAA
- the wtap gene encoding pre-mRNA-splicing regulator WTAP isoform X2 — MTNEEPLPKKVRLSESDMKTLTREELCTRWKQHEAYVQVLEAKYTELCSNDVPGLKESEEKLKQQQQESARRENILVMRLATKEQEMQECTTQIQYLKQVQQPSAAQLRSSMVDPAINLFFLKMKAELEQTKDKLEQAQNELSAWKFTPDR, encoded by the exons ATGACCAACGAAGAGCCTCTACCCAAGAAG GTTCGCCTCAGTGAATCTGACATGAAGACCCTGACCAGAGAGGAGTTGTGTACAAG GTGGAAACAGCATGAAGCATATGTCCAGGTCTTGGAGGCAAAATATACAGAGCTATGTT CCAATGATGTGCCGGGGCTGAAGGAGTCTGAGGAAAAGctcaagcagcagcagcaggagtcTGCACGCAGGGAGAACATTTTGGTCATGCGACTTGCCACCAAGGAGCAGGAAATGCAAGAGTGCACA aCCCAGATCCAGTACCTCAAGCAAGTCCAGCAGCCGAGTGCGGCCCAACTGCGGTCATCCATGGTGGACCCAGCCATCAACTTGTTTTTCCTCAAAATGAAGGCTGAACTAGAACAGACTAAAGACAAACTGGAGCAGGCCCAAAATGAACTGAGTGCCTGGAAATTTACACCTGATAGGTAA
- the sod2 gene encoding superoxide dismutase [Mn], mitochondrial produces MLCRVGQMRRCAASLTQTINQVAASRQKHTLPDLTYDYGALEPHINAEIMQLHHSKHHATYVNNLNVTEEKYQEALAKGDVTAQVALQPALKFNGGGHINHTIFWTNLSPNGGGEPKGALMEAIKLDFGSFQKMKEKMSAATVAVQGSGWGWLGYDKESGRLRIAACANQDPLHGTTGLIPLLGIDVWEHAYYLQYKNVRPDYVKAIWNVINWENVSERLQTAKK; encoded by the exons ATGCTGTGCAGAGTTGGCCAAATGCGCAG GTGTGCAGCCAGCCTCACCCAAACTATAAACCAGGTAGCTGCATCAAGACAGAAGCACACGCTCCCTGACCTGACCTATGACTATGGCGCCCTGGAGCCCCACATCAATGCAGAGATAATGCAGCTGCACCACAGCAAGCACCATGCAACATATGTCAACAACCTCAATGTTACAGAGGAGAAATACCAGGAGGCACTAGCAAAAG GAGATGTGACAGCACAGGTTGCCCTCCAGCCTGCTCTAAAGTTTAATGGAGGAGGCCACATTAACCACACTATCTTCTGGACAAACCTCTCTCCAAATGGTGGTGGCGAGCCAAAGG GGGCGCTGATGGAGGCCATTAAGCTGGACTTTGGCTCCTTCCAGAAGATGAAGGAGAAGATGTCTGCTGCTACAGTGGCAGTGCAGGGCTCGGGCTGGGGCTGGCTGGGCTACGACAAGGAGAGTGGAAGACTTCGTATCGCTGCTTGTGCTAACCAGGATCCACTGCATGGAACTACAG GTCTCATCCCCCTCCTCGGTATCGATGTATGGGAGCATGCCTACTACCTTCAGTACAAAAATGTGCGGCCGGACTATGTTAAGGCTATCTGGAACGTCATCAACTGGGAGAATGTGAGCGAGCGTCTCCAGACAgccaaaaagtaa